The following are encoded in a window of Oncorhynchus mykiss isolate Arlee chromosome 11, USDA_OmykA_1.1, whole genome shotgun sequence genomic DNA:
- the LOC110535777 gene encoding solute carrier family 28 member 3 gives MSAPASLAIAKTFWPETETPKVTAKKGLKLETGEGSNLLEAASRGASSSIVLVDNIAVNLIAFLALLAFLNAALSWLGNMFNYPQLSFSIICSYVFMPFSFLMGVALEDSFMVGELIGYKTFFNEFVAYERLAKLIKRREDRGPEYVDDVKQYLSVHSETIVTYALCGFANISSVGVMIGGLSAMAPERRGDISRCAIRALISGTVACFMTACIAGMLYIPELLCEDFLKEEFNSTLVINSTQLLTCCTELYHRSVVPGPPSTWETKI, from the exons ATGTCAGCCCCGGCCTCCCTGGCTATCGCCAAAACCTTCTGGCCAGAGACAGAGACCCCCAAAGTCACAGCCAAGAAAGGCCTCAAACTGGAGACAGG GGAGGGCAGTAACCTGCTGGAGGCAGCGTCTCGCGGAGCGTCCTCCTCTATTGTCCTGGTGGACAACATCGCTGTCAACCTCATTGCCTTCCTGGCCCTGCTCGCTTTCCTCAATGCCGCTCTGTCATGGCTGGGCAACATGTTCAACTACCCCCAGCTCAGCTTCTCT ATCATCTGCTCGTACGTATTCATGCCTTTCTCCTTCCTGATGGGTGTGGCCTTGGAGGACAGCTTCATGGTGGGTGAGCTGATTGGCTACAAGACCTTCTTCAATGAGTTTGTGGCCTATGAGAGGTTGGCAAAACTCatcaagaggagagaggacagaggcccAGAGTACGTGGATGACGTTAAGCAGTACCTATCT GTCCACTCTGAAACCATAGTGACGTATGCTCTATGTGGCTTCGCGAACATCAGCTCTGTGGGTGTGATGATCGGAGGCCTCT CGGCTATGGCCCCAGAGCGGAGGGGTGATATTTCCAGGTGTGCCATCAGAGCTCTTATCTCAGGCACGGTGGCATGCTTCATGACAGCGTGCATCGCAG GTATGTTGTATATCCCAGAGCTGCTGTGTGAAGACTTCCTGAAGGAAGAGTTCAACTCCACATTAGTCATTAACAGCACTCAGCTCCTCACCTGCTGTACTGAGCTCTACCACAG